A genomic region of Tigriopus californicus strain San Diego chromosome 1, Tcal_SD_v2.1, whole genome shotgun sequence contains the following coding sequences:
- the LOC131888220 gene encoding uncharacterized protein LOC131888220 isoform X1: MLVTHSLTWFQFKMQLRFIYAIFLALTILARTNAFKFKTDESEKELGTESPILLKNPFAEAAKTSATDIEETDTPQEDANGDAVIFGDKQSLPLETKSVQEPSAKVKDDELITGDETLVDEEKARDEKSADSPNENEEVEGRFFLKDKLCALGLTSCEPKRGSSYHQHVDSTVGYAHGNVKYVQPVKVVPHGPPVPAIDLDNGYGAPKPSHHSQSSGYGAPKPSYNSPSDSYGPPKPSYTPTSGSYGAPKPSYNAPKPAYNAPSPSSSYGVPKPSHGNLTPTYGAPKPTYDAPKPVYKPSYNPPTDSYGVPKPSYNAPVDSYGAPLAKPSYQPPIYHSTGSFSSKFDVSESQNTGFVASSSSNANGNANFHHEHPFQTNFQSTNNKRENSQFGIGDVARPGQHNHFHATNVNHQSTGTFQQTQGNNGFSQNHNAFSQPQGIVPGVNSGHRQGRKDECLCVPVAECPTHSIVNSFIDYSQLIDPRTKKTIIEGENKVASAQNTDSLDLAKETTDVESNRARSLKLDILVEDVQDSPVKARSPEKVEAGSGDDAEIDVSAPRTDKITRTEESKRKRRDLTEQLPLAKDNESEDEEENIEATTRLLAEGEGQITDAEGRRLSNVLAEANEVTPEDENLSRDAIEIDLISEKDLEERKCPEYGCSTDDKSEPDFISIDDIIEQNEQKKKINLGEIGSTVSDKVTAASTSVKGGVDRFIGNIGNFFGINGTLQPTVGVSFGLPQAGPGYGGYAQNPLETGGAINPYYNSPNGLPVGAVDLNPLVSFQTTTNEEGELVAKPLINLHVTPNGCGIFGCDNDDPFNTKKSGNGGLLDFLFKNKNENSKQNYYQQEQQPNNYHTGQYDQFEPSSYIPTQQFVPYQPQQTTTQQYQSNYQPTYTRPIGPQVQSQSNPDRFFEDDSGSQSTVVHKHHHYHHHKVSGSNQGLNFGIVDDVYSRNPNIDETIEATNNVKRNTFGTVEEVPIEQVRPIGSQNKPKKGVRFPSARSLDRKKRSPDGVGHHGHHAGHHGHHDPNHHQAQFGHHDPNHQGQFGQHHPNHQTQFGQQPLPGQQVPQQNNGQFGVRPTLPSFEDLRHFGPNGVRPPTCGGPGSGFVCCKVDSDPLGNTIFVPHRGFQSSSSNINQVGGGFAAKEQFSGNGQCGVRNTHGITGRVAPGRFAADEGDTDFGEYPWQVAILKKEEFDNVYLCGGSLIDGSHILTAAHCIDDYRPEQLRIRVGEWDVNNDSEFYPHVEFDASRIFIHDKFYEGNLYNDIAMVRINGYVDYVRNPHISPICLPDPQLDFSNRRCYVTGWGKDAFQEGNYQHVLKEVQVPVVRNDQCQRMLQQTRLGPNFELAQGFMCAGGEEGKDACKGDGGGPLVCQVNGLWQLAGIVSWGVGCGEYNVPGVYVKVSHYQDWIQEQLLRQN; encoded by the exons ATGCTTGTGACGCACTCTTTGACTTGGTTTCAGTTTAAAATGCAGCTCAGATTTATATACGccattttcttggccttgacgATCCTGGCCAGGACGAATGCGTTCAAGTTCAAGACAGACGAATCGGAGAAGGAACTCGGAACGGAATCTCCGATCTTGCTCAAGAATCCGTTCGCTGAAGCTGCTAAGACATCAGCCACTGACATTGAAGAAACCGACACGCCTCAAGAGGATGCCAATGGAGATGCCGTGATATTTGGGGACAAGCAATCTCTGCCGTTGGAGACCAAATCAGTTCAAG AACCATCAGCTAAAGTGAAAGATGATGAATTGATCACCGGGGACGAAACTCTGGTGGATGAGGAAAAGGCTCGAGATGAAAAATCCGCTGATAGCCCCAACGAAAACGAAGAAGTCGAAGGAAGATTCTTCTTGAAAGACAAACTTTGCGCATTAGGCCTAACTTCG TGCGAACCTAAAAGAGGATCGTCTTATCACCAACACGTGGACTCCACTGTTGGTTATGCCCATGGCAATGTCAAGTACGTTCAACCGGTGAAGGTGGTGCCCCACGGTCCTCCCGTTCCTGCCATCGACCTCGATAACGGCTACGGTGCGCCAAAGCCATCCCATCACTCGCAATCCAGTGGATATGGTGCGCCTAAGCCCAGTTATAACTCTCCATCCGATTCTTATGGTCCTCCCAAGCCATCCTACACGCCCACCTCAGGCTCCTATGGTGCTCCTAAACCGAGTTATAACGCTCCCAAACCCGCCTACAATGCCCCTTCTCCTTCCTCGTCTTACGGAGTCCCTAAGCCTTCCCATGGTAACCTCACCCCTACCTATGGCGCCCCTAAGCCCACATATGATGCTCCTAAGCCCGTGTACAAGCCCAGCTATAACCCGCCCACTGATTCCTATGGCGTTCCTAAGCCTTCCTATAACGCCCCAGTCGATTCTTATGGAGCTCCTTTGGCCAAACCATCCTACCAACCCCCCATTTACCACTCAACTGGAAGCTTCAGCAGCAAATTCGATGTCTCCGAGAGTCAAAACACGGGCTTTGTGGCCTCTTCGTCCTCCAACGCCAACGGCAATGCCAACTTCCATCATGAGCATCCCTTCCAGACCAATTTCCAGTCCACCAATAACAAGAGGGAGAACTCGCAATTTGGCATCGGGGATGTCGCTCGTCCAGGCCAACACAATCACTTTCATGCGACCAATGTGAACCATCAGAGCACGGGCACCTTTCAGCAGACCCAGGGCAATAATGGTTTCTCTCAAAACCATAATGCCTTTTCTCAACCCCAAGGGATTGTGCCTGGAGTGAATTCTGGACATCGACAAGGTCGCAAGGACGAGTGTCTTTGCGTGCCAGTGGCCGAGTGTCCCACTCACAGCATCGTTAACAGCTTCATTGATTATTCACAACTCATCGATCCTCGCACCAAGAAAACCATCATTGAGGGCGAAAACAAGGTAGCTTCGGCTCAAAATACTGATTCCTTGGATCTGGCCAAAGAAACTACTGACGTCGAATCCAATAGAGCCAG GTCACTGAAGTTGGACATCCTTGTCGAAGATGTCCAGGACAGTCCTGTGAAAGCAAGGTCACCTGAAAAGGTTGAAGCTGGGTCTGGTGACGATGCCGAGATTGACGTTTCAGCACCCAGGACCGACAAGATCACTCGCACAGAAGAGTCGAAACGAAAGCGTCGCGACTTAACTGAGCAATTACCCTTGGCCAAAGACAATGAATCTGaggatgaggaagaaaatATTGAAGCCACCACCAGACTATTGGCAGAGGGGGAAGGTCAAATCACGGATGCTGAAGGG CGACGACTCTCAAATGTCTTGGCAGAGGCGAATGAAGTCACTCCCGAAGATGAAAACTTGTCTAGAGATGCGATTGAAATCGATCTGATCAGTGAAAAA GATTTGGAGGAGCGAAAATGCCCAGAATACGGTTGTTCCACTGACGATAAGAGTGAGCCCGATTTCATCTCGATTGATGATATCATTGAGCAAAATGAGcagaagaaaaagataaatttggGTGAAATCGGATCTACGGTCTCTGATAAGGTCACAGCAGCCAGCACTTCCGTCAAGGGTGGTGTAGAT AGGTTCATTGGCAATATTGGCAACTTCTTCGGTATCAACGGTACACTCCAACCAACGGTGGGCGTCTCTTTTGGATTACCTCAAGCTGGCCCTGGATATGGTGGATATGCTCAAAATCCCCTGGAAACCGGAGGAGCAATTAACCCGTACTACAATAGTCCCAATGGCTTGCCTGTGGGTGCGGTGGATTTGAATCCTTTGGTCTCATTTCAAACCACTACCAACGAAGAAGGTGAACTGGTAGCCAAGCCATTGATCAATTTGCACGTCACTCCCAATGGCTGCGGCATCTTTGGATGTGACAACGATGACCCTTTCAATACGAAAAAGAGTGGCAACGGCGGTCTTTTGGATTTCttgttcaagaacaagaacgaaAATTCCAAACAAAACTATTATCAACAAGAACAGCAGCCCAACAATTATCACACCGGCCAATACGATCAATTCGAGCCCTCGTCTTACATTCCCACTCAACAATTCGTTCCTTACCAACCTCAACAAACGACCACCCAACAATACCAAAGCAACTACCAACCCACTTACACTCGACCCATCGGTCCCCAGGTTCAGTCACAGAGCAATCCCGATCGCTTCTTCGAGGATGACTCCGGATCCCAATCAACCGTGGTCCACAaacaccaccactaccatcaTCATAAAGTTTCAGGATCCAATCAAGGACTGAACTTTGGTATCGTGGATGACGTGTACTCGCGAAATCCTAATATTGACGAGACCATCGAGGCCACAAATAATGTCAAGCGAAATACCTTTGGAACAGTGGAAGAGGTTCCCATTGAACAAGTCAGACCTATTGGGTCTCAAAACAAACCCAAGAAAGGCGTGCGTTTCCCCAGTGCTCGCAGTTTGGACCGCAAGAAGCGCAGCCCTGATGGAGTGGGTCATCACGGACATCACGCAGGTCATCATGGACATCATGATCCCAATCACCATCAAGCTCAGTTTGGCCACCATGATCCTAAtcatcaaggccaatttggaCAGCATCATCCGAATCATCAAACCCAATTTGGACAACAGCCTCTTCCCGGTCAGCAAGTGCCTCAACAAAACAACGGACAATTCGGAGTCCGTCCCACACTCCCTAGCTTTGAAGACTTG CGACACTTTGGTCCCAACGGAGTGAGGCCCCCAACTTGTGGCGGTCCCGGAAGCGGCTTTGTTTGCTGCAAAGTAGACAGC GATCCCTTGGGCAATACCATCTTCGTGCCCCACCGTGGCTTCCAATCCTCGTCTTCCAATATCAATCAAGTAGGAGGAGGCTTTGCCGCCAAAGAGCAATTCAGTGGCAATGGGCAATGCGGCGTGAGGAATACCCACGGCATCACCGGTCGTGTGGCCCCTGGGCGTTTTGCTGCTGACGAGGGAGATACGGATTTCG GTGAATATCCTTGGCAAGTGGCCATTCTGAAGAAAGAGGAGTTCGACAACGTGTATTTGTGCGGTGGATCTCTCATTGATGGCTCTCATATCTTGACTGCCGCTCATTGTATCGACGACTATCGTCCAGAACAACTCAG AATTCGAGTGGGTGAATGGGATGTCAACAATGACTCTGAATTCTACCCCCATGTCGAGTTTGACGCATCCAGAATCTTCATTCATGACAAATTCTACGAGGGCAACCTTTACAACGATATCGCCATGGTCAGGATCAACGGCTACGTCGATTACGTCAGAAA TCCCCATATCAGTCCTATTTGCCTGCCGGATCCTCAATTGGACTTCTCCAACCGTCGCTGCTACGTGACCGGCTGGGGCAAGGATGCCTTCCAGGAGGGAAATTACCAACATGTGCTCAAGGAGGTTCAAGTGCCCGTTGTCAGAAACGACCAATGTCAACGCATGCTTCAGCAGACCCGCCTGGGTCCCAATTTCGAGTTGGCCCAAGGGTTCATGTGCgctggaggagaagaaggtaAAGACGCTTGCAAAGGTGACGGAGGCGGTCCCTTGGTCTGTCAAGTCAATGGTCTTTGGCAATTGGCCGGAATCGTGTCTTGGGGAGTCGGGTGCGGCGAATACAATGTTCCTGGGGTGTATGTGAAGGTTTCCCACTACCAAGACTGGATCCAGGAACAATTGCTGCGACAAAACTAA